A DNA window from Camelina sativa cultivar DH55 chromosome 17, Cs, whole genome shotgun sequence contains the following coding sequences:
- the LOC104758447 gene encoding DEAD-box ATP-dependent RNA helicase 34-like codes for MVAAKGIDRKSEGALDDENLVFETTKGIKAIKSFDDMGMNDKVIRGVYDYGYKKPSEIQQRAFVPILKGRDVIAQAQSGTGKTSMIAISVCQIVNTSSRKVQALVLSPSRELASQTEKTIQAIGTHTNIQAHACIGGKSIGEDIRKLERGVHAVSGTPGRVHDMIKRGSLQTKAVKFLVLDESDEMLSKGLKDQIYDVYRSLPHDIQVCLISATLPQEILEMQEKFMTDPVRILVKPDELTLEGIKQYYVDVDKEEWKFDTLCDLYGRLVINQAIIFCNTRQKVDWLTEKMRSSNFVVSSMHGDKRQKERDEIMNQFRSFKSRVLIASDVWARGIDVQTVSHVINYDIPNNPELYIHRIGRAGRFGREGVAINFVKSSDKKDLKDIEKHYGTKIREMPADLV; via the exons ATGGTGGCAGCGAAAGGAATCGATCGAAAAAGCGAAGGAGCTTTAGATGATGAGAATCTGGTCTTCGAAACGACCAAAGGGATCAAAGCAATAAAGAGTTTCGATGACATGGGGATGAACGATAAAGTGATCCGAGGGGTTTACGACTACGGTTACAAGAAACCATCTGAGATTCAGCAGAGAGCTTTTGTGCCTATTCTCAAAGGAAGAGATGTTATAGCTCAGGCTCAGTCTGGTACTGGTAAAACCTCCATGATTGCTATCTCCGTCTGTCAAATCGTCAACACTTCTTCTAGAAA ggTTCAGGCATTGGTGTTGTCTCCATCAAGAGAGCTAGCTTCACAAACAGAGAAGACTATACAGGCTATTGGGACGCATACTAATATTCAGGCGCATGCCTGCATCGGTGGTAAGAGCATCGGAGAAGACATCAGGAAGCTGGAGCGTGGTGTCCATGCTGTGTCTGGGACACCTGGTCGAGTCCACGATATGATAAAGAGAGGAAGCTTACAGACTAAAGCTGTTAAATTTTTGGTTCTCGATGAATCAGATGAAATGTTGAGTAAAGGTTTGAAAGACCAGATTTACGACGTTTACAGATCTCTTCCACATGATATTCAG GTTTGCTTGATTTCTGCTACTCTTCCTCAAGAGATTTTGGAGATGCAAGAAAAGTTTATGACAGATCCTGTTAGGATACTTGTGAAGCCTGATGAATTGACTCTGGAA GGAATCAAACAATACTATGTTGATGTTGATAAAGAAGAGTGGAAGTTCGATACTCTTTGCGATCTTTATGGAAGGCTTGTTATTAATCAAGCTATTATCTTCTGCAACACAAGAcaaaag gtGGATTGGCTTACTGAGAAGATGAGGAGTAGCAATTTCGTAGTCTCATCAATGCATGGAGACAAACGTCAAAAGGAGAGAGATGAAATCATGAACCAGTTTCGGTCATTTAAAAGCCGTGTTTTAATCGCCTCAGATGTATGGGCACGAGGGATCGATGTTCAAACA GTTTCACATGTCATCAATTATGATATACCAAACAACCCGGAGCTTTACATTCATCGTATTGGACGAGCTGGTCGTTTTGGTCGTGAAGGTGTGGCCATTAACTTTGTAAAATCTTCGGACAAGAAGGATCTCAAGGATATTGAGAAGCATTACGGTACTAAAATACGCGAGATGCCAGCTGATCTTGTCTAA
- the LOC104758448 gene encoding nifU-like protein 5, mitochondrial, with protein sequence MKGITRLLNSLSRRTASVIYAPPPSSSLLISHRPLFISAATTHLPTSLLDSRTTNASHNSLRSSSFPRNWIVQRRTMFIQTQSTPNPSSLMFNPGKPVMEIGSADFPNSRSAMGSPLAKDIFAIDGVVRVFYGSDFVTVTKSDDVTWDVLKPEIFAVIMDFYSSGQPLFLDSQATAAKDTAIHEDDSETVAMIKELLETRIRPSVQDDGGDIEYCGFDTETGIVKLRMQGACSGCPSSSVTLKSGIENMLMHYVSEVKGVEQEFDGEEEVTSSGPLE encoded by the exons atgaaaGGGATTACAAGGCTTCTCAATTCTCTTTCGCGACGTACAGCTTCTGTAATTTatgctcctcctccttcttcttctctcctgaTATCACATCGTCCTTTGTTTATCTCGGCGGCGACGACGCACTTGCCGACGAGTTTATTGGATTCTAGAACTACAAATGCTTCTCACAACTCTTTGAGATCTTCTTCGTTCCCCCGAAATTGGATCG TGCAAAGGAGGACAATGTTTAtacaaacacaatcaacaccAAACCCTTCATCTCTCATGTTCAATCCTGGTAAACCAGTTATGGAAATTGGAAGTGCTGATTTCCCTAATTCTCGTTCTGCTATGGGTTCACCTTTGGCCAAAGACATTTTCGCCATTGATG GTGTTGTTAGAGTTTTCTATGGGTCAGATTTTGTTACTGTAACAAAGTCAGATGATGTAACATGGGATGTTCTCAAGCCTGAGATCTTTGCAGTGATAATGGACTTTTACTCATCTGGTCAGCCTTTGTTTCTCGACTCACAAGCTACAGCTGCCAAGGATACCGCTATTCACGAG GATGACTCTGAAACTGTGGCAATGATCAAGGAACTCTTGGAGACGCGTATCCGACCATCAGTTCAAGATGATGGAGGGGATATCGAGTATTGTGGATTCGATAC GGAAACTGGTATAGTTAAGCTTAGAATGCAAGGAGCTTGTAGCGGTTGTCCAAGTTCATCTGTTACTTTGAAATCAGGAATTGAGAATATGCTGATGCATTATGTATCTGAG GTCAAAGGCGTTGAGCAAGAATTTGATGGTGAAGAGGAGGTAACATCGTCTGGACCATTGGAGTAG
- the LOC104758449 gene encoding photosystem II 5 kDa protein, chloroplastic-like, with protein sequence MASMTMTPPFLPTVSKLPANISGNSRRSLAVVKASTSENTTSLENKKQEQSMKMRRDLVFTAAAAAVCSLAKVAMADDEPKRGTEAAKKKYAPVCVTMPTARICRN encoded by the coding sequence ATGGCGTCAATGACCATGACACCTCCTTTTCTCCCTACCGTCTCAAAGCTTCCGGCAAACATCTCCGGCAACAGCAGAAGAAGCCTCGCCGTCGTCAAAGCCTCCACCAGCGAGAACACAACAAGCTTGGAGaacaagaagcaagaacagaGCATGAAGATGAGAAGGGATCTGGTGTTCACAGCTGCAGCTGCGGCTGTGTGTTCCTTAGCCAAGGTGGCAATGGCGGACGATGAGCCAAAGAGAGGAACAGAGGCTGCAAAGAAGAAGTATGCTCCTGTCTGTGTCACAATGCCTACGGCCAGGATATGCCGTAACTGA
- the LOC104758450 gene encoding nucleoprotein TPR-like, with protein sequence MERRNEAMMIRKSKWQYSPTPRILQLPRRYSVRRCAAKGLKTTPSSLSQKDPGVKLEVLFHQERTFDRGASVVMVNDKGGEEEGRRRGKVADGREIGGTRLSSSSSSTAVDEKVEEAKWRFQAEMLRSECNLLRIEKEIALKKMERRKKRMEKTLRSAVLTLLSGKQRISEGTKESKAMEDEISYLVEKLNELKSPKVKDMEARNCRHNFDKKASVLRKELERFDESVSEEVCVKGIQKMAEASFSVRSDQVTLRNNNGNIDTLSSKMEALSKGVLLERMEKEYGSSLFASTTSSVSKCIDRQDAMYSKAIKAHEEKKDCSRQCKAVMRKIADEVRAEAEQWSQMQEMLNQVRKEMEELQSCRDFWQNRALESDSQLQNLNSSVEGWRRKALSSEKKLKNLQAEVCGLQEEIKRMRKEDKLEEPEKSKLPSESEKRVLICRLKENRHSNNGDGSKHSEGRTAKPSSSSRPPLREVKNNSSVTSRHRNSNVMKM encoded by the exons ATGGAGAGAAGAAACGAAGCGATGATGATAAGGAAATCGAAGTGGCAGTATTCTCCGACGCCGAGGATTCTTCAGTTGCCACGTAGGTATAGTGTTCGACGATGTGCCGCAAAGGGCTTAAAGACTACACCCTCTTCTTTGTCTCAGAAGGATCCGGGAGTGAAACTGGAGGTTCTGTTTCACCAAGAGAGGACTTTTGATCGAGGGGCATCGGTTGTGATGGTGAATGATAAAGGCGGTGAggaagaaggaaggagaagagggaAAGTTGCAGACGGGAGAGAGATTGGTGGGACTaggttgtcttcttcttcttcttctactgcgGTTGATGAAAAAGTTGAGGAGGCTAAGTGGAGGTTTCAAGCGGAGATGTTGAGATCAGAGTGTAATTTGTTaagaatagagaaagagattgctttgaagaagatggagaggaggaagaaacggATGGAGAAGACGCTTAGATCTGCTGTTCTTACTCTTCTGTCC GGGAAACAGAGAATCTCAGAAGGGACGAAAGAGAGCAAGGCTATGGAAGATGAGATTAGCTATTTGGTTGAGAAACTGAATGAGTTAAAGTCTCCAAAAGTTAAAGACATGGAAGCTAGAAACTGCagacataattttgataagaaaGCTTCTGTTTTAAGGAAAGAGCTAGAGAGGTTCGACGAATCAGTTTCCGAAGAGGTTTGTGTCAAAGGGATTCAGAAAATGGCTGAAGCTAGCTTCTCTGTCCGTTCTGATCAAGTCACTCTAAGGAACAATAATGGCAAT aTAGATACATTGAGTAGTAAAATGGAAGCTTTGTCGAAAGGGGTATTGTTAGAAAGAATGGAGAAAGAATATGGATCAAGTCTCTTTGCATCGACTACAAGCTCTGTCTCCAAATGTATTGATCGTCAAGATGCCATGTATAGTAAG GCAATAAAAGCGCACGAGGAAAAGAAAGACTGCTCTAGACAATGCAAAGCAGTTATGAGGAAGATCGCAGATGAAGTAAGAGCTGAAGCAGAGCAATGGTCACAAATGCAAGAGATGTTGAATCAAGTGAGGAAAGAAATGGAGGAACTTCAATCTTGTCGTGATTTCTGGCAAAACCGCGCTCTCGAATCAGATTCTCAGTTACAAAATCTGAATTCCTCG GTTGAAGGGTGGCGAAGAAAGGCGTTATCATCagagaaaaagttgaaaaaccTACAAGCAGAGGTTTGTGGTTtacaagaagagatcaagagaaTGAGGAAGGAAGATAAGTTAGAAGAACCGGAGAAGAGTAAATTGCCATCAGAGTCGGAGAAGAGGGTATTGATTTGTCGGTTGAAAGAAAACCGACATAGCAACAACGGAGATGGGTCTAAACACAGCGAAGGAAGAACAGCGAAACCGTCGAGCTCCTCTAGACCGCCTTTGAGGGAAGTTAAGAACAACAGTTCAGTCACATCAAGGCATAGAAACTCCAATGTCATGAAAATGTAG
- the LOC104758451 gene encoding cinnamoyl-CoA reductase 1-like, giving the protein MSSEEEKTECVKEEKTVCVTGASGYIASWIVKLLLLRGYTVKASVRDPNDPRKTEHLLALEGAEERLKLFKANLLEEGSFDSAIDGCEGVFHTASPFYHDVKDPQAELLDPAVKGTINVLSSCLKTSSVKRVVLTSSIAAVAFNGMPRTPDTIVDESWFADPEYCRASKLWYVLSKTLAENAAWKFAEENDLQLVSINPAMVIGPLLQPTLNTSAAAVLSLIKGAQTFPNATFGWVNVKDVANAHIQAFENPTANGRYCLVERVAHYSEVVNILNDLYPEFQLPERCADEKIYIPTYKVSKEKAESLGVEFVPLEVSIKETVESLRDKGFIRL; this is encoded by the exons atgagcagcgaagaagagaagacagagtgtgtgaaagaagaaaagacagtTTGTGTGACAGGAGCTTCAGGTTACATTGCTTCATGGATTGTTAAGCTTCTCCTTCTCCGCGGCTACACCGTTAAAGCCTCTGTTCGTGATCCAA ATGATCCAAGGAAAACAGAGCATTTGCTTGCATTGGAAGGAGCAGAGGAAAGGCTAAAATTGTTCAAAGCAAACTTGTTAGAAGAAGGCTCTTTCGATTCAGCAATCGATGGTTGCGAAGGAGTTTTCCACACCGCATCACCATTCTACCACGACGTCAAGGACCctcag GCTGAGTTACTTGATCCAGCGGTGAAAGGAACAATCAATGTTCTAAGCTCATGTTTGAAGACTTCCTCTGTTAAGAGAGTTGTCTTAACCTCATCTATAGCAGCTGTTGCTTTCAATGGAATGCCTCGAACACCCGATACCATAGTTGACGAATCTTGGTTCGCCGATCCTGAATATTGCAGAGCTTCCAAG CTATGGTATGTACTCTCCAAGACATTAGCTGAAAACGCAGCGTGGAAATTCGCGGAAGAGAACGATTTACAGCTGGTTTCGATAAATCCAGCTATGGTGATTGGTCCTCTCTTACAGCCCACGCTAAACACTAGTGCTGCTGCAGTACTAAGCTTGATCAAAG GAGCACAGACGTTTCCTAATGCGACATTCGGGTGGGTTAACGTTAAAGATGTAGCCAACGCTCATATTCAAGCGTTTGAGAACCCAACTGCTAATGGAAGATACTGTCTAGTGGAGAGAGTTGCTCATTACTCTGAAGTTGTTAACATTTTGAATGATCTTTACCCTGAATTCCAACTCCCTGAGAG GTGTGCAgatgaaaagatatatattccAACATATAAAGTGTCTAAAGAGAAAGCAGAGTCTCTTGGGGTTGAGTTTGTGCCATTGGAGGTTAGCATTAAAGAAACTGTAGAGAGTTTGAGAGACAAAGGGTTCATCAGACTCTAA
- the LOC104758452 gene encoding probable sucrose-phosphatase 1 yields MERLTSPPRLMIVSDLDETMVDHHNDPENLSLLRFNSLWEDAYRHDSLLVFSTGRAPTMYKKLRKQRPLLTPDVIITSVGTEIAYGNSMVRDDEWIEILNKKWDRGIVQEETSKFPELTLQSETEQRPHKLSFHIDKSKVQAVTKELSQRLEKRGLDIKIIFSGGNAFDVLPQGGGKGQALAYLLKKLKAEGKLPINTLACGDSGNDTELFTIPNVYGVMVSNAQEELLEWYAENAKDNTNIIHASERCAGGIIEAIGHFKVGPNLSPRDVSDFLECKMDNVNPGHEVVKFFLFYERWRRGEVENCETYTASLKASCHPAGVFVHPSGAERSLRDTIDELGKYYGDKKGKKFRVWTDQVLATDTMPGTWIVKLDKWEQTGDERKCCTTTVKFTSKDGEGFVWEHVQQIWSEETEIKDDSNWII; encoded by the exons ATGGAGCGGTTAACATCTCCTCCTCGTCTAATGATAGTCTCAGATCTTGATGAAACAATG GTTGATCATCATAACGATCCTGAGAATCTATCGTTACTGAGGTTCAATTCATTGTGGGAAGACGCTTATCGCCACGactctcttcttgttttctcaACGGGAAGAGCACCAACAATGTACaagaaactgagaaaacagAGACCTCTGTTAACACCTGATGTTATCATTACATCTGTAGGAACTGAGATTGCTTATGGTAACTCCATGGTTCGTGATGATGAATGGATCGAAATCTTGAACAAGAAATGGGACCGAGGAATTGTCCAAGAAGAAACCAGCAAGTTCCCTGAGTTAACTCTTCAg AGTGAAACTGAACAGAGGCCACACAAGCTTAGCTTTCATATTGATAAGAGTAAGGTTCAGGCAGTGACTAAAGAGCTATCTCAGCGGTTGGAGAAACGTGGT TTGGATATCAAAATAATCTTCAGTGGAGGAAACGCTTTCGATGTTTTACCACAAGGTGGAGGAAAAGGACAAGCTCTTGCTTATCTGCTAAAGAAGCTCAAGGCTGAAGGAAAGCTCCCTATTAACACTCTTGCTTGTGGGGACTCTGGAAACGATACTGAACTATTCACCATTCCCAATGTTTATGGTGTCATG gtAAGCAATGCTCAAGAAGAGTTGTTGGAGTGGTACGCTGAAAACGCGAAAGACAATACAAACATAATCCATGCGTCTGAGAGGTGTGCTGGTGGGATTATAGAAGCCATAGGTCACTTTAAGGTCGGTCCAAATCTTTCTCCGAGAGATGTTTCTGATTTCTTAGAATGTAAGATGGATAATGTGAACCCGGGTCATGAGGTTGTCAAGTTTTTCTTGTTCTACGAGAGATGGAGACGAGGTGAAGTTGAGAACTGTGAGACATACACAGCAAGCCTCAAAGCTTCATGT CATCCTGCTGGTGTCTTTGTTCATCCATCTGGTGCTGAAAGATCTCTCAGAGACACCATTGATGAGCTTGGCAAGTACTATGGAGACAAAAAAGGGAAGAAGTTTCGGGTTTGGACAGATCAGGTCTTAGCAACAGACACAATGCCAGGGACGTGGATAGTAAAGCTTGATAAGTGGGAGCAGACTG GGGATGAGAGGAAATGCTGCACAACAACTGTCAAATTCACCTCAAAG GATGGAGAAGGCTTTGTGTGGGAACATGTGCAGCAAATATGGtcggaagaaacagagataaaGGATGATAGCAACTGGATCatctga
- the LOC104758453 gene encoding phospholipase A1-Igamma3, chloroplastic, protein MAAPSSPITINNPRFFASSPNNIFKTQAQTLILTTKFKTSSIIFLSSCTSTSSSTTQEKLPKKQTHVLDEKREEKEEEEEEVGLRDIWREVQGCNNWEGLLHPMNNHLRREIIRYGEFAQACYDSFDFDPHSKYCGSCKYHPSDFFSNLDLHLHKGYTITRYLYATSNINLPNFFQKSKLSSIWSQHANWMGYVAVATDEEEVSRLGRRDIVIAWRGTVTYLEWIYDLKDILCSANFGDDPLIKIELGFYDLYTKKEVSCKFSSFSAREQVLAEVKRLLEYYGTGEEGHEISITVTGHSLGASLALVSAYDIAELNLNYLPENNNKVPITVFSFSGPRVGNLRFKERCDELGVKVLRVVNIHDKVPSVPGIFANEKFHFQKYVEEKTSFPWSYAHVGVELALDHKKSPFLKQTKDLGCAHNLEALLHLVDGYHGKKEAETMFCSATNRDIALVNKSCDFLRSEYHVPPCWRQDENKGMVKSSDGRWVLPDRPQLEPHWPEDITHHLQQVLGKVNDYDFKPTVT, encoded by the coding sequence ATGGCTGCTCCATCATCACCAATAACTATCAATAACCCTAGATTCTTCGCTTCTTCCCCTAACAACATCTTCAAAACCCAAGCTCAAACCCTAATATTGACAACAAAGTTCAAGACTTCTTCCATCATTTTCTTGTCTTCATGTACAAGCACAAGCTCTTCAACGACTCAAGAGAAGCTGccaaagaaacaaacccatGTGTTAGACGAGAAacgagaagaaaaggaagaagaagaggaagaagttggTCTTCGAGATATTTGGAGAGAAGTTCAAGGTTGCAATAATTGGGAAGGACTACTACATCCAATGAACAATCATCTTCGAAGAGAGATCATACGTTATGGCGAATTTGCTCAAGCTTGCTATGACTCATTCGACTTTGATCCTCACTCTAAATATTGTGGCTCTTGCAAATACCATCCTTCTGATTTCTTTTCAAACCTTGACTTACATCTCCACAAAGGCTACACTATAACACGTTACCTCTACGCAACATCCAACATTAACCTCCCAAACTTCTTCCAGAAATCCAAACTCAGCTCCATTTGGAGCCAACACGCGAACTGGATGGGTTATGTAGCTGTAGCTACGGACGAAGAAGAGGTAAGTCGACTTGGGAGACGTGACATAGTCATCGCTTGGAGAGGCACGGTCACTTATCTCGAATGGATTTATGACTTAAAAGATATTCTTTGTTCAGCTAACTTCGGTGACGACCCATTGATCAAGATTGAACTAGGTTTTTATGACTTGTACACCAAGAAAGAAGTTTCTTGCAAATTCTCTTCGTTTTCGGCTCGGGAACAGGTTCTGGCCGAAGTCAAACGGCTTCTCGAGTACTACGGTACCGGAGAAGAAGGTCATGAGATAAGCATCACCGTGACAGGGCACAGCCTCGGTGCATCTCTTGCCTTGGTCAGTGCTTATGATATCGCGGAGCTTAACTTGAATTATTTACCGGAGAACAATAATAAAGTTCCAATTACTGTATTCTCCTTCTCAGGACCTCGAGTTGGTAACTTGAGGTTCAAGGAACGATGTGACGAACTAGGGGTTAAGGTTCTGAGAGTCGTTAATATACACGACAAGGTACCTTCTGTTCCAGGTATATTCGCAAACGAGAAGTTTCACTTTCAGAAGTatgtagaagaaaaaacatCATTCCCATGGAGCTACGCGCATGTAGGCGTCGAACTTGCCTTGGACCACAAGAAAAGCCCATTTCTGAAACAGACTAAGGATTTGGGTTGTGCACATAACTTAGAAGCTTTGCTTCATTTGGTGGATGGATATCACGgaaaaaaagaagcagagaCTATGTTTTGTTCGGCGACAAATAGAGACATTGCTTTGGTGAATAAGAGTTGTGATTTCTTGAGAAGTGAGTACCACGTGCCGCCTTGTTGGAGACAAGACGAGAACAAAGGGATGGTCAAGAGCAGCGACGGACGGTGGGTTCTACCGGACCGACCACAGCTCGAACCTCACTGGCCGGAGGATATcactcatcatcttcaacaagTACTTGGGAAGGTTAATGATTATGATTTTAAACCCACAGTGACTTAA